The window TTTAATACGTCTAAACCTTGATGTTGGGTCACTTGCTTTTTTAATGGCGAAAAATCTATAACACCTTCAATTGCTCCGTTGGTAGGATTAATAATGGCAACACCATTTTTTTGATAACGATTTGCGTATATTTTTCCGTTCACCCATTCTAGTTCATTTAGTCCAACCACTTTTCCTTGGCTGTGGTATGCTTGAATATAACCTTCTTCAGAAAGTGTTTCTGGGTTGATAGTCCATATTTTTTCTGTTCCATCACTTTTATATAAGGTTTTGGTGTCATTACAAATTCCCCAACCTTCTTTACTTTTATTGTATTTAAAACTACCTGTTTTTTCAAAAGTATCCGCATTGTACACAAAACCAGTTCCGCTTTGCCAAGTAAGTTGGTATACTTTATTATTTAATACGGTTAAACCTTCACCAAAATAAGCATCTTCTAAATCTATATTCTTTAAAACTTCTCCGGTTTTATAGTTTACTTTTCTAAGTTTAGATTCGCCATGTTGTCCTGTACTTTCGTATAAGTCTCCATTATGAAATTCTAATCCTTGTGTGTAGGATGTAATGTCATGCGGATATTCGTTTATAATTTTATAGGTATATACTTTAGGAGGCGTATTGTTTAAAACGGTTAGCTTTTGCGAAATAGTTTGCGTTTCACCATCAAAGGTAATAGTCGCTTCTAATGTTTGTTCTCCAAGTTTTGTGTTTTCTAATGTCGTTTTTTCTGAAATAGTTTCTCCGTTTAAAGTATAGCTCACCGATGTAATAGTATGCTTTTTAGGATTTTTTATAGACAGATTTAAGGCTTCACCTAGAGCTAAAGCATTATTTTTTGCATTAGTAACAAGGGTAAAGTCGTTTTTTTTCTGTGTAGTACTACTTCCGCAGGATAAAATAAAAGTAGCTAAAAATATGATTGTGAGTAATTTGAATGTTCTCATGTTGGATTAAAAGTTTTATGCAAGATATTTATTAAAATTCGATTAAAAAAAACATTGTAAAAAAATAAAAAGTTTGTACCTTTGCAGTCGGCAAGTCCTACACAACTAGCTCCTGTTGAATCCTCCAGGTCGGGAACGAAGCAAAGGTAAATGGTTGAGCAGTGTGATGTAGGTAGCTTGCCTTTTTTTATACAATAAACTCAAATCTTGAAAGCAATAGCGAATCAAGATTTTTTTGGTTTATAGAATTCCTATAATAATGGGAATCTCTCATTAAAATTGTATTTTTGAAACCTTAAATATACATGTATGTCTAAAGTTGTTTTAATTACTGGAGGTTCTTCAGGGATAGGTAAATCTGTTGGTGAATTTTTATCCGAAAAAGGATACACCGTTTATGGTACTAGTAGAAGTCCGAATAATTATACTTCTAGTATTTTTAAAATTATCGCTTTAGATGTCACCAAAACCGAAACCATTACCGCAGCAATTAAGGAAGTTGTAGCGGCAGAAGGTAGGTTAGATATACTTATAAATAATGCAGGAGTTGGTATAACAGGACCCATTGAAGAAATACCTGAAGCAGAAATAAAAGCCAATTTTGAAACCAATTTTTTTGGACCAATAAATGTAATTAAGGCTGTTTTACCACAAATGCGAAACCAACAATCTGGTTTAATAATAAATATTACTTCTATTGCTGGATATATGGGACTTCCATATAGAGGGATTTACTCTGCAAGCAAAGGCGCTTTAGAAATTATTACCGAAGCTTTTAGAATGGAAATAAAAGACTTTAATATTGAGATGACCAATATTGCTCCTGGTGATTTTGCTACTAATATTGCTTCTGGACGTTTTCATGCGCCAATACAAGAAAATTCGCCATACAAAAAACCGTATGGTAATACGCTAAAGTTAATGGATGCGCATGTAGATGAAGGTAAAGATCCTTTGCTTATGGCAAAAGCAGTTTATAAAGTAATAAATACGAATAAACCTAATGTGCATTATAAAGTAGGGGAGTTTCTTCAAAAATTCTCCATTGTTTTAAAACGTATATTGCCAGATAAAGTCTATGAAAAAATGTTGTTAAACCATTACAAATTGTAAACGGTATTTTGAAAGTGATTTTCGGGCTAAATAATAATTAATTAGATTTCTGTTTATACAGAAAATAGATATGAGAAAAATAAAAAACGGGTTGGTGTTATTTTTTATGCTTTTAGCAGGTGTTAATTATGCACAAATAATAAGTATAAATGATGCGTCAGACCCTGAATCAAATCGAGATTTAGAATATTTAGTGCGTAGCGTACTTATTAGTGGTGATTGTGCCGTTGTTGGTGATTTTTCGGAACAAGTTTTTGGAGGTCCAAGTAATAATACAACAAAAAGTTATGGTTATTTTACAAGACCTCCTGGTAATACAAGTTTTCCATTTTCAGAAGGTATTATTTTATCCACTGGAAGAGCATTTCCTGCAGGAAATACAGCTTCAAATGTAAATAATGATAATCAATTAAATACCAGTGGCGATGCTGATTTAGAAAATGCTCTTGGCATAGCGGGTACTGCAGATGCCACTTTTATTAAGTTTAATTTTAGCCCAACTTCAAGTAATATTAGCTTTAGGTATTTGATGGCTTCTGAAGAGTATAATATGAACGATGAATGTACTTATGCAGATTCTTTTGCTTTTTTATTAAGAGAAGTAGGAAGTACAAACTATATAAATTTAGCTCTTATTCCAGGAACTACCGTTCCTGTTAGTACAATTAATGTAAGACCGAACGTGCCTGGTAGATGTAGTGCAAATAATCCAGGATTTTTTGAAGGTTATAATCTTGGGGATACAAACTATGGAGGAAGAACTGTTGTTTTAACAGCTTCGGCAACTGTAATACCAAACGCAACTTATGAAATAAAATTAGTTATAGCAGATCAAGGAGATTCTCAATTTGATTCCGCAGTTTTTCTAGAAGCTGGTAGTTTTGTATTAGAAGCATCTTTAGGATTGCCACAACTTTCTGCAACTAATAACGCTGCATGCGGAACATCTGTTTTATTAGATGCTAACATCGTTGCTGCATCTTACGAATGGTTTTTTGACAATGGAACTGGATTTATAAGTATTCCAGGAGAAACTAGTCAAACTTACAATGCTAATTTAGGGGAAGGGATTTATAAAGTAGAAGCAACTCTTGCTATAGGGTGTGTTGCAGATGATGAAATTCTTGTTCAGTTTGTAGAGCAACCTACTGCTATGAATATTATAACGGACCCAGAATGTGATCCAAATAATGATGGTAGTATAACTGTAAACTTAGAAGACAATAATACTTCCATTTTAAATGGTCAAAATCCTGCTGTTTTTGAAGTCTTATATTTTACCGATTCCGCTTACACTACTCAAATTGTTCCACCAGCAACCGAAAATTTTGTAACTACAGGTCAAACAATTTATGCAAGAGTTCGTAATATAAATAGTACTAATTGCGTAGCAGATACAAATTTTGATATTGAATTATTTGATACTCCATTTCCAAATCAAGTAATTACAGATTTAGCGTTTTGTGACAATAATAGCGTAGGTACAGATAGTGATGGATTCATAAAATTTAATTTAGAAGATCGTGCCTCAGAAATTTTAATGTCGCAATCAGCCTCTGATTTCACATTGACTTACTTTTTGGATGCGGCTTATACCAATCAAATTCCTTTTGCCGATGTTACTAATTTTACAAACACGGTTGCCGATGGTCAAACTATTTATGTAGAGATGACCAATAATTTAAATGTAACCTGTGCAGCTCAAACAAGTTTTAATATAGAAGTTTTTGCCTTACCAGTGCTTAATACTCCAGTGGGGCCAACGTATGTATTAAAACAATGTGATGATGATACAGATGGTATTACGGCATTTAATTTAACAGAAGCTAATGTTTTAATTTCAAACAATTCTATAAATGAAGTTTTTACTTATTATCCTACACAGGTAGAAGCAGAAACTGGTTTAGTAGCAGATCAAATTACAAATTTCACGAACTATTCAAATCCAACACCATTGAATAGTTTTGTTTATTCTAGAATAGAAACTGTAAATAATTGTTATAGAGTAGCTAGAATAGATTTAATAGTAGGAGTTACTCAAATTCCAGTGGCATTCTATTTAGATTATGCGGTTTGTGATGATAAACAAATAGATAATGATAATACAAATGGCATTGCAACTTTTGATTTTAGTGATGCAACAGCGCAATTTGAAGCGTTATTTCCAACAGGACAGAGTATAAGTATTACGTATTATACAAGTTTAGCAGATGCTTTAGCCGAAAATAACGAGATTCTAGACATAAGTAATCATAGAAACGATGCATCGCCAAATGTTCAAAATATTTTTGTTAGAATAGATAGCGATGATGTTAACGCTTGTTTAGGTTTAGGAAATCATATTACCTTAACGGTAGATGCTTTGCCAGAACAAAATACAATTACAAACTATCCCCTTTGTAGTGATACGAATTCTGCAACTTATGATCTTTCCACCAAAAACATAGAAGTTATTGGAGCACAGGTAAGACCAATATTAATTAGTTACCATGAAAATTTAGTAGATGCACAAAATAATGCAAGCCCAATTGTAAGTCCTTATCTTAATAATGTTTCTCCAAGAACTATTTTTGTTAGAGCACAGTTTGATGATAATGGAAATGGATTAGCAGATCCTGAGGAGTGCTTTACAACAGATATGAGTTTTGACTTAATAATAAATCAAAACCCTATAGTTGTAACACCTACAACAATTAATAAGTGTAATGATGTGGTAAATACAAAATATGATCTTACCATTATAAATAATGAAGTAACTGCAGGAGATAATACTATTATATTAACTTATTTTGAAACACAAAATGATTTAAATATTAACAACCCAATTCCAGATCCAACAGAATATTTAAGTACTATTTTAATCAATAATATTGAGATACTAGCAACAGGAGCTAATGGTTGTGCTTCTCAAACCACACTAACATTAAACACTATATTATATGATAATCTAAATACTAATCCGCAGCCTCTAACAGAATGTGAAATTGATAATGATGGATTTGATAGTTTTGATTTAACAAGATCGGAAACAGAGATACTAAATGGTTTAAATGCAGCAGATTTTACATTTACTTATTACGAAGTTGAAGCAGATGCTATTGTAGGAAATACTATGAACATAACCGATTTTACAAACTTTACAAATTCGACATTACTCTCACAAACTATTTACGTAAGAGTGCAACCAATTTCTAATGATTGTTTTCAAGTTGTTCCTTTAATTATCGTAGTTAATCCAGTTCCAGAAATAGATATAGAAGATCAATATGTTATTTGTTTGGCATCAGATGGTAGTGTTTTGAATGCAGTGAACGAAACTTTTATTGAAAATCCACCAATAGACTCAAAATTAAGCAGCACAGAGTTTACGTTTCAATGGTATACAGGAGTAGATGTTATTGCAGCAAATGCTCTTCCAGGCGAAACACAGCCTACTTTTAATGCTACAAGTGTAGGTTTTTATACTGTAAATGCTACAAATAGAATCACAGGTTGTACTATTCCTGGAACAACAGAAGTTGTAGCATCTTATCCTCCAGAAAGCATCACAGTTGATGTATTAACTAATGCTTTTTCTGATAACAGCACCTTTGAAGTTATTGTAGCTGGTAGTGGTGTTTATGAGTACAGTTTATACGAAGGCAATTGGCAAAGCTCACCAATTTTTGAGAACGTATTAGGAGGAACTCAAATTGTAAAAGTTAGAGATATTTATAATTGCGAAGAATTACAGCACGAAGTAATAATTGTAGATTACCCTAAAGTATTTACACCTAATAATGATGGATATAATGATACCTGGAATATTCTAGGAGTTAATAACCAATTAGGCGCAAAGATTTATATTTTTAATAGGTATGGAGAATTAATGAAAGAGTTAAGTCCTTCTGGTCCAGATTGGGATGGTACCTTTAATGGTCAAGATTTGCCGACTTCTGATTATTGGTTTACCGTAGAGTATATAGATCCTATAAATAAAACCAAGAAAGAGTTTAAATCGCATTTTACACTTAAAAGATAAGTAATTGTCTGTTTGGTGTAGTTGGATTAAATAGAGTTATAACAAAGTAAATGGAAATATTAGGGAAACTATTTGGTAGGGATAAGCTAAAAATTACGGATACTGATTTTGGAGAAATAGAAAGTTTTAGCACCAACGGAAATAGAATAGGTTGGCTGGTTAATAGAAGGTATCTTGATACCGATGTTGAAATATTAATTGATGGTAATATTGAAGGTCTATTTAAAGAGCAAAAAGAAATTTTACTTCAAACCTTAAATAATGAGTCGGCTGTTAAGTTAGAAGCAGGAAATGCACTAAAAGAACAATATGAAAACGCAGAATTAGCATTTATATCTTTGGATACACATTTTCAATTAAAAGGAATTTCCGTTAATACCGAAGGATTTGAAATGATATTTCAAGAAAAAGAAGGTAAGAACTATTTCTTTTCTGTTCATTTTAAAAACAACAAACAAATAGGAGTTTCTATAGACGGGTAGGAGATAGGAAGAAGTTGGAAACGATATTTTGGTACTATTGATTCAACAATCCTAATAACTCTTCTTCAAATTGAATAGAAAATAAGTTGGTATGAGGATCTATAATTTTTCCTTTTCTGTCTACTAACATTACTTTTATTATTGGGTTTATAGCCAATATTTCTTTTGCTAGTTTCGGATCCTTTAATTGGTATTCATTTCGATAGGTTAAATCATATTGCTGTAAAACCCGACTTTTATCTCTTAAATGAGAATCATCTATATTTATAGAAATAAAGTTTACTTCTGGGTATTTTAACATCAAGTCTTTTACTTTAGCATGACTTTCTTGTAAATGAGATTTGTAATCTTTAGACCAAAAATATAAAGCAGTAGGCTTTTTAATTAATTTATGTAAATCTACTTCTTGATTTTTATACGTTACCAAAGTTACATTTGGTATTTTATTACCAGTCTGTAATTGCTTTAAGGATTTAACT is drawn from Lacinutrix sp. WUR7 and contains these coding sequences:
- a CDS encoding glutaminyl-peptide cyclotransferase — protein: MRTFKLLTIIFLATFILSCGSSTTQKKNDFTLVTNAKNNALALGEALNLSIKNPKKHTITSVSYTLNGETISEKTTLENTKLGEQTLEATITFDGETQTISQKLTVLNNTPPKVYTYKIINEYPHDITSYTQGLEFHNGDLYESTGQHGESKLRKVNYKTGEVLKNIDLEDAYFGEGLTVLNNKVYQLTWQSGTGFVYNADTFEKTGSFKYNKSKEGWGICNDTKTLYKSDGTEKIWTINPETLSEEGYIQAYHSQGKVVGLNELEWVNGKIYANRYQKNGVAIINPTNGAIEGVIDFSPLKKQVTQHQGLDVLNGIAYNPETKTLFITGKRWDKLFEVEIIKE
- a CDS encoding T9SS type B sorting domain-containing protein, translating into MRKIKNGLVLFFMLLAGVNYAQIISINDASDPESNRDLEYLVRSVLISGDCAVVGDFSEQVFGGPSNNTTKSYGYFTRPPGNTSFPFSEGIILSTGRAFPAGNTASNVNNDNQLNTSGDADLENALGIAGTADATFIKFNFSPTSSNISFRYLMASEEYNMNDECTYADSFAFLLREVGSTNYINLALIPGTTVPVSTINVRPNVPGRCSANNPGFFEGYNLGDTNYGGRTVVLTASATVIPNATYEIKLVIADQGDSQFDSAVFLEAGSFVLEASLGLPQLSATNNAACGTSVLLDANIVAASYEWFFDNGTGFISIPGETSQTYNANLGEGIYKVEATLAIGCVADDEILVQFVEQPTAMNIITDPECDPNNDGSITVNLEDNNTSILNGQNPAVFEVLYFTDSAYTTQIVPPATENFVTTGQTIYARVRNINSTNCVADTNFDIELFDTPFPNQVITDLAFCDNNSVGTDSDGFIKFNLEDRASEILMSQSASDFTLTYFLDAAYTNQIPFADVTNFTNTVADGQTIYVEMTNNLNVTCAAQTSFNIEVFALPVLNTPVGPTYVLKQCDDDTDGITAFNLTEANVLISNNSINEVFTYYPTQVEAETGLVADQITNFTNYSNPTPLNSFVYSRIETVNNCYRVARIDLIVGVTQIPVAFYLDYAVCDDKQIDNDNTNGIATFDFSDATAQFEALFPTGQSISITYYTSLADALAENNEILDISNHRNDASPNVQNIFVRIDSDDVNACLGLGNHITLTVDALPEQNTITNYPLCSDTNSATYDLSTKNIEVIGAQVRPILISYHENLVDAQNNASPIVSPYLNNVSPRTIFVRAQFDDNGNGLADPEECFTTDMSFDLIINQNPIVVTPTTINKCNDVVNTKYDLTIINNEVTAGDNTIILTYFETQNDLNINNPIPDPTEYLSTILINNIEILATGANGCASQTTLTLNTILYDNLNTNPQPLTECEIDNDGFDSFDLTRSETEILNGLNAADFTFTYYEVEADAIVGNTMNITDFTNFTNSTLLSQTIYVRVQPISNDCFQVVPLIIVVNPVPEIDIEDQYVICLASDGSVLNAVNETFIENPPIDSKLSSTEFTFQWYTGVDVIAANALPGETQPTFNATSVGFYTVNATNRITGCTIPGTTEVVASYPPESITVDVLTNAFSDNSTFEVIVAGSGVYEYSLYEGNWQSSPIFENVLGGTQIVKVRDIYNCEELQHEVIIVDYPKVFTPNNDGYNDTWNILGVNNQLGAKIYIFNRYGELMKELSPSGPDWDGTFNGQDLPTSDYWFTVEYIDPINKTKKEFKSHFTLKR
- a CDS encoding SDR family oxidoreductase; its protein translation is MSKVVLITGGSSGIGKSVGEFLSEKGYTVYGTSRSPNNYTSSIFKIIALDVTKTETITAAIKEVVAAEGRLDILINNAGVGITGPIEEIPEAEIKANFETNFFGPINVIKAVLPQMRNQQSGLIINITSIAGYMGLPYRGIYSASKGALEIITEAFRMEIKDFNIEMTNIAPGDFATNIASGRFHAPIQENSPYKKPYGNTLKLMDAHVDEGKDPLLMAKAVYKVINTNKPNVHYKVGEFLQKFSIVLKRILPDKVYEKMLLNHYKL